One segment of Argiope bruennichi chromosome 11, qqArgBrue1.1, whole genome shotgun sequence DNA contains the following:
- the LOC129956792 gene encoding uncharacterized protein LOC129956792 translates to MRSGDLLVEVNSRKQAQQIQKLKALGNIPITVSPHQSLNTSKGVITCGELLNVPIDIIKSEMKPQGVIDVRRITIRRNGQLLETKHHILTFQTPKLPEFVYAGYIRRPVRPYIPNPLRCFQCQRFGHSKVNCRGSLTCARCAEKGHDSQECSTQEKCVNCKGDHPSFSRSCPSWQLEKQVITIKIKEDLSYPEARRRVQAQTPTPGKSYASVVQNTFCANCSCNNCIKFHTDSKPPENIRNSDSEHSSNSTLDRPKKPQKKSKKKLQNSLTLKLAKRGISKQELPLKLKKSASKNSVALGLATQGIVHKDLSSIFGGMPKSPDRLSLHPSDEDEDEDLHMSCEVSATLPHAPINLPAISNS, encoded by the coding sequence ATGCGCTCTGGTGACTTGCTTGTTGAGGTGAATTCTCGTAAGCAAGCCCagcagattcaaaaattaaaagcactgGGAAATATACCAATAACTGTAAGTCCTCACCAGTCGTTGAATACCTCTAAAGGTGTCATTACCTGCGGGGAACTCTTAAATGTCCccatagatataataaaatcagaaatgaaaccGCAAGGAGTTATAGATGTCCGCCGCATCACTATACGGCGTAATGGACAACTCCTTGAAACAAAACATCACATCTTAACGTTTCAGACACCCAAACTACCAGAATTTGTTTACGCAGGTTATATACGACGCCCAGTAAGGCCGTACATTCCGAACCCACTCAGATGCTTTCAGTGCCAGCGGTTTGGCCATTCTAAAGTTAATTGCCGCGGGTCTTTAACATGTGCCCGCTGTGCAgaaaaagggcatgatagccaggAATGTTCCACACAGGAAAAGTGTGTGAACTGTAAAGGCGATCACCCTTCATTTTCTCGATCATGTCCTAGCTGGCAGCTTGAAAAAcaagtaataacaataaaaatcaaagaagatCTTTCATATCCCGAAGCCAGGCGTAGAGTTCAAGCACAAACTCCTACTCCTGGTAAAAGTTACGCTTCTGTTGTTCAGAACACCTTTTGCGCAAACTGTTCatgtaataattgtataaaatttcacaCCGATTCAAAACCACCTGAAAATATTAGGAATTCTGATTCTGAACATTCTAGCAATAGTACACTTGACAGACCCAAGAAACCACAAAAGAAAtcgaagaaaaaattgcaaaactcgcTGACGTTAAAGTTAGCAAAACGCGGTATTTCGAAACAGGAACtgcctttaaaattgaaaaagtcggCATCTAAAAATTCCGTCGCTTTAGGACTTGCGACGCAGGGTATAGTCCACAAGGACTTGTCGTCCATATTTGGTGGCATGCCCAAAAGTCCAGATCGCCTTTCTCTCCATCCATCAGATGAGGATGAGGATGAGGATTTGCACATGAGTTGTGAGGTTTCCGCAACTCTACCACATGCGCCTATTAACTTGCCTGCAATCTCGaattcttaa